In Mucilaginibacter celer, one DNA window encodes the following:
- a CDS encoding NTP transferase domain-containing protein has product MILNDHNQTDKGHRKHAKLAKPSTGNFGWNEWAIVGGPCTVIKLLADDVIRALSPVYRCAYVDTSHNDDFTSLPGRLASGASLEYTDQINHQQFNYPNPVYLYQLKQYFSPADLILVNGNHQQAKKQVVIIDINKTASLQKRLEQLTDVQLFLLADNANEVADFIQEAIPHWQQIPVLKIDDRENIIAFFEKALKQAKPVLNGLVLAGGKSTRMGFDKGAAAWHGKQQRYYMADMLKNFCNEVYISGRPGQRQEIDQEYSVIEDTFTGLGPFGAILSAFREQPDAAWLVIACDLPLMDEATLRNLVAWRNISSVATAYHSPVTDFPEPLIAIWEPKSYPVLLSFLAQGFSCPRKVLINSDITLLNAPDFAALTNVNTPEELEKVKSMIHTKIVTTNE; this is encoded by the coding sequence GTGATTTTAAACGATCATAACCAAACAGATAAAGGGCATCGCAAGCATGCCAAACTGGCTAAACCTTCAACCGGTAATTTCGGCTGGAATGAGTGGGCCATTGTAGGCGGGCCGTGTACGGTGATTAAATTATTGGCCGATGATGTGATCAGGGCGCTATCGCCGGTTTATAGATGCGCGTATGTAGATACATCGCATAATGATGATTTTACTTCGTTACCGGGGAGATTGGCCAGTGGTGCTTCGTTAGAGTACACCGATCAGATCAACCATCAGCAATTTAACTATCCTAACCCCGTTTACCTGTATCAGCTTAAACAATACTTTTCCCCAGCCGATCTGATTTTAGTAAATGGCAACCATCAACAGGCTAAAAAGCAGGTGGTGATCATCGATATTAATAAAACAGCTTCGCTTCAAAAACGGCTTGAGCAATTAACCGATGTACAGTTGTTTTTATTGGCGGATAATGCGAATGAGGTAGCTGATTTTATACAGGAAGCTATCCCACATTGGCAGCAAATCCCGGTACTGAAAATTGACGATCGCGAAAATATTATCGCCTTTTTTGAAAAAGCCTTAAAGCAGGCCAAACCGGTTTTAAATGGATTGGTGCTTGCAGGTGGCAAAAGCACCCGCATGGGCTTTGATAAAGGCGCTGCAGCCTGGCATGGCAAACAGCAACGCTATTACATGGCCGATATGCTGAAAAACTTTTGTAATGAGGTTTACATTTCGGGCAGGCCCGGCCAGCGGCAGGAAATTGACCAGGAGTATTCTGTTATTGAGGATACTTTTACCGGGCTGGGGCCATTTGGGGCTATTTTATCTGCTTTTAGGGAGCAACCTGATGCCGCATGGCTGGTAATAGCCTGCGATTTGCCTTTGATGGATGAGGCCACTTTGCGCAACCTGGTAGCCTGGCGTAATATTTCGTCGGTAGCAACAGCCTATCATAGTCCGGTTACTGATTTTCCCGAGCCGTTGATAGCTATTTGGGAACCTAAAAGCTACCCGGTGCTGTTATCGTTTTTGGCTCAGGGATTTTCGTGCCCTCGTAAAGTTTTGATCAACAGTGATATTACTTTGCTTAACGCCCCCGATTTCGCGGCCTTAACCAACGTAAATACACCTGAAGAATTGGAGAAAGTAAAATCAATGATCCACACCAAAATAGTTACCACTAATGAATGA
- a CDS encoding HesA/MoeB/ThiF family protein: MNEDLQRYNCQIALPGFGNEAQQLIGQARVLIVGAGGLGCPAAQYLASTGIGTLGIADYDSVSISNLHRQILYTPADEGKNKAEVACAKLAQQNPGIKLVPHAQKVTSDNVMDVIAGYDIVLDGTDNFETRYLLNDACVLSGKPLVYGAIYQFEGQVAVWNVDKGKGTNSPNYRDLFPDVDATQIPNCTEGGVIPTLAGIIGCMQANEAIKYITKTGDLLAGKVLIFDAQSMQSRIFKIGPVTKTHIRRLKTTIAIPTINATDLKERMLHDDTLELIDVRTLQERDAFDIGGTHIPLDELEEYLAYFASGNTKVLYCSSGKRSDEAVKLIMKRIPEADVFSLEGGIVDWSLSH; encoded by the coding sequence ATGAATGAGGATTTACAACGATATAACTGCCAGATAGCCCTTCCGGGCTTTGGCAACGAAGCGCAACAACTGATAGGGCAGGCCCGCGTATTGATAGTAGGTGCAGGTGGTTTAGGTTGCCCGGCCGCACAATACCTCGCTTCAACAGGCATAGGTACACTGGGTATTGCCGATTACGATTCTGTATCTATCAGCAACCTGCACAGGCAGATTCTGTACACCCCGGCCGATGAAGGCAAAAATAAAGCCGAAGTAGCATGCGCAAAGCTGGCGCAGCAAAACCCGGGTATTAAACTGGTGCCGCATGCGCAAAAAGTAACTTCGGATAATGTGATGGATGTTATAGCCGGTTATGATATAGTGCTGGATGGTACCGATAATTTTGAAACCCGCTACCTGCTTAATGATGCCTGCGTTTTAAGCGGAAAGCCGCTTGTGTATGGTGCTATTTACCAGTTTGAAGGCCAGGTTGCTGTATGGAATGTAGATAAAGGGAAAGGCACCAATTCGCCCAATTATCGCGATCTGTTCCCGGATGTGGATGCAACCCAGATCCCCAACTGTACTGAAGGCGGCGTGATTCCAACCCTTGCCGGCATCATCGGCTGCATGCAGGCCAACGAAGCAATCAAATACATCACCAAAACCGGCGATCTGCTGGCCGGTAAAGTGCTGATCTTTGATGCACAAAGTATGCAAAGTCGCATTTTTAAAATAGGCCCGGTTACTAAAACACACATCAGGCGTTTAAAAACTACCATCGCTATCCCAACCATTAATGCTACCGATTTGAAAGAGCGGATGCTTCATGATGATACCCTCGAATTGATAGACGTACGCACCTTGCAGGAACGCGATGCTTTTGACATAGGCGGTACCCACATTCCGCTCGACGAACTGGAAGAATATCTCGCTTATTTCGCCAGCGGCAATACCAAGGTACTCTACTGCTCATCAGGCAAAAGAAGCGATGAAGCCGTTAAACTGATTATGAAGCGTATTCCCGAAGCTGATGTGTTTTCTTTAGAGGGAGGGATTGTTGATTGGTCATTGAGTCATTGA
- a CDS encoding molybdenum cofactor biosynthesis protein MoaE: protein MLNIQSCIDWIMSPESGGIDVFIGTVRNATKGKKVLKLDFEAYEPMAISEMNKIAAQTFERWPVQKILIHHRTGLLQVGEVPVLIAVSAAHRDAAFEACRYIIDTLKQTVPIWKKESFEDGDVWVAAHP, encoded by the coding sequence ATGCTTAACATCCAATCGTGTATCGATTGGATCATGTCGCCCGAATCCGGGGGGATAGATGTTTTTATCGGTACTGTGCGTAATGCTACCAAAGGCAAAAAAGTTTTAAAGCTTGATTTTGAAGCTTATGAGCCCATGGCCATCAGCGAGATGAACAAAATTGCCGCCCAGACCTTTGAGCGCTGGCCGGTTCAGAAAATACTCATCCACCACCGTACAGGTTTATTGCAGGTTGGCGAAGTACCTGTGCTGATTGCAGTATCGGCGGCCCATCGTGATGCCGCCTTTGAGGCTTGCCGATATATTATTGATACGCTTAAACAAACCGTGCCCATCTGGAAAAAGGAAAGCTTTGAGGATGGGGATGTTTGGGTGGCCGCGCATCCGTGA
- a CDS encoding GNAT family N-acetyltransferase, producing MSIRNATVADHVAISSLLTQLGYPGTEDFLPANLEKMLGQSQSRVLVYEDEGIVAGFIAIDFLTQLAVKGDFIRISCFSVDENIRGKGIGKALEDYITALGKERNCDRIEVHCHSRRVDAHRFYYRQGYVESPKYLMKSLLEQA from the coding sequence ATGTCTATCAGAAATGCTACCGTAGCCGATCATGTTGCTATTTCATCCCTGTTAACGCAATTAGGATATCCGGGTACCGAAGATTTTTTACCGGCTAACCTTGAAAAAATGCTGGGCCAATCACAATCGAGGGTGTTGGTTTATGAAGATGAAGGGATCGTGGCCGGTTTTATCGCTATTGATTTTTTAACGCAACTGGCGGTTAAAGGCGATTTTATACGGATCAGTTGTTTTTCGGTAGATGAGAATATCCGGGGTAAAGGCATAGGCAAGGCTCTGGAAGATTATATTACAGCACTCGGCAAAGAGCGCAATTGCGACCGTATAGAGGTGCATTGCCATTCGCGCCGGGTGGATGCCCACAGGTTTTATTACCGGCAAGGTTATGTTGAATCGCCTAAATACCTGATGAAATCATTACTTGAACAAGCTTAA
- a CDS encoding MoaD/ThiS family protein — protein MKINVLAFGVAKEIFGSSEVSLEMTNDATISNLQYLLEQQYPRLKQLSSYMIAVNNEYALPGDTIHERDEVAIIPPVSGG, from the coding sequence ATGAAGATCAACGTACTGGCTTTTGGTGTGGCTAAGGAGATTTTTGGCAGTAGTGAAGTTAGCCTTGAAATGACCAACGATGCAACCATCTCTAACTTACAATACCTGCTGGAGCAGCAATACCCACGCCTGAAACAGCTTTCATCATACATGATAGCTGTAAACAACGAATATGCATTGCCCGGCGATACGATTCATGAACGCGATGAAGTGGCCATTATTCCGCCGGTGAGCGGGGGGTAA
- the fdhD gene encoding formate dehydrogenase accessory sulfurtransferase FdhD, with product MPASTIKTPIVKVSSTQSARTDDTLAIEEPLEIKLEYGADDQRRVKNISVTMRTPGHDAELATGFLFTEGIIKNADEIQSAKHSFIACAENKENTILVSLEPQVEPHLQNTERNFYTSSSCGVCGKGSISAIRTVSSFTGQPDEMVVHSALLYQLPDILRRHQRVFDDTGGLHASALFTPVGELLLLREDVGRHNALDKLIGAAMMYNWLPLQQTILVLSGRASFELIQKAAMSGIAIIAAVGAPSSLAVQLAGEFNITLIGFLRDERFNIYTGAHRVMTPVDRLALNNNLTGES from the coding sequence ATGCCTGCATCCACCATAAAAACTCCCATTGTAAAAGTAAGCAGTACGCAAAGCGCCCGTACAGATGATACGCTTGCCATTGAAGAACCCCTGGAAATAAAACTGGAGTATGGCGCAGACGACCAGCGACGGGTAAAAAATATTTCGGTAACCATGCGTACCCCCGGCCATGATGCAGAACTGGCAACCGGCTTTTTATTTACAGAAGGTATTATTAAAAACGCTGATGAGATCCAATCGGCAAAACATAGTTTTATTGCCTGTGCCGAAAATAAGGAAAATACCATCCTGGTGAGCCTTGAACCACAGGTGGAACCACACCTTCAAAACACCGAGCGTAATTTTTACACCAGCAGCAGTTGCGGGGTATGCGGCAAAGGCTCTATCAGCGCTATCCGTACGGTTAGCTCGTTTACCGGGCAGCCTGATGAAATGGTGGTGCATAGTGCTTTGCTTTACCAACTGCCTGATATATTGCGCCGGCACCAGCGTGTTTTTGACGATACCGGGGGGCTGCATGCCTCGGCATTGTTTACCCCTGTTGGAGAGTTGCTTTTACTGCGGGAGGATGTAGGCAGGCACAACGCTTTGGATAAACTGATTGGCGCAGCCATGATGTATAACTGGCTGCCACTACAGCAAACCATACTGGTATTAAGCGGCAGGGCCAGTTTTGAACTGATACAAAAGGCTGCCATGTCAGGCATAGCTATAATAGCGGCCGTAGGGGCTCCATCCAGCCTGGCCGTTCAGCTGGCCGGGGAGTTTAATATAACCCTGATAGGTTTTTTGCGCGATGAACGATTTAATATTTACACGGGGGCACACCGGGTAATGACGCCGGTTGATAGGTTAGCTTTAAATAACAATTTGACCGGGGAGAGTTGA
- a CDS encoding GDSL-type esterase/lipase family protein has product MIWYEEDVKQLEIKRTKLNYVPRVIFYGSSSIRLWNTLDADFGDFQPVNLGFGGSTLAACVWFFERIMHSYTPEAIVVYAGDNDLGDGRNPEEVFIFFKQLTDEVARLFGDIPCYFISLKPSIARWPLVDKYRYTNSLIENEIIHRHKNWQFVNIFNQMMDGSGRPVRDYYDKDGLHLSSTGYTLWKNAVLQQMLQSIKLT; this is encoded by the coding sequence ATGATCTGGTACGAAGAGGACGTTAAGCAACTGGAAATTAAGCGAACAAAACTTAATTACGTGCCAAGGGTAATTTTTTACGGCAGTTCGTCTATCAGGTTGTGGAATACGCTTGATGCTGATTTTGGCGATTTTCAGCCGGTTAATCTCGGTTTTGGCGGTTCAACACTTGCTGCCTGTGTTTGGTTTTTTGAGCGCATTATGCACTCATATACGCCCGAGGCTATTGTGGTTTATGCAGGCGATAACGACCTGGGTGATGGCCGCAATCCCGAAGAAGTCTTTATTTTTTTTAAGCAGCTTACCGATGAGGTTGCCAGGCTTTTTGGCGATATCCCTTGTTATTTTATCTCGTTAAAGCCCAGCATTGCCCGCTGGCCGCTTGTTGATAAATACAGGTACACCAATAGCCTTATTGAAAACGAGATAATACACCGCCATAAAAACTGGCAGTTTGTAAATATATTTAACCAGATGATGGATGGTTCGGGTAGGCCGGTTAGGGATTATTATGATAAAGACGGCCTGCATTTAAGCAGCACCGGATACACTTTGTGGAAAAATGCTGTTTTACAGCAAATGCTCCAAAGTATCAAATTAACTTAA
- a CDS encoding esterase family protein: protein MKREYHKWFSPFLQRNMEMLVFGHSGASVLFFPTRTARFYDYEDWKVIEALRPKIEAGYLQIYCVDSIDRESFYNEYSHPHHRIERHLQYEQYILQEVVPFMKKNNPGTALISAGCSMGAYHAVTTAFKHPHLFKKVVGMSGRYDVTQSMGSFRDLLDGYRDENVYFNMPNQFMPNLGNPDIITALKKLDIIIVIGEEDAFLADNKYLCSILAAKGIPNHLYIWHEEAHRARYWRKMVQIYF, encoded by the coding sequence ATGAAAAGAGAGTACCACAAGTGGTTCAGTCCCTTCCTGCAACGCAATATGGAAATGCTGGTTTTCGGCCATTCCGGTGCCTCCGTCTTATTTTTTCCAACCCGCACTGCCCGTTTTTATGATTATGAAGACTGGAAGGTGATTGAAGCACTACGCCCTAAAATAGAAGCCGGCTACCTGCAGATTTATTGCGTTGACAGTATTGATCGCGAAAGTTTTTACAACGAATACAGCCACCCGCATCACCGTATTGAGCGCCACCTGCAATACGAGCAGTATATATTGCAGGAGGTTGTTCCTTTCATGAAAAAAAACAATCCCGGCACCGCACTTATTTCGGCCGGGTGCAGTATGGGGGCTTATCATGCCGTTACAACCGCATTTAAACATCCGCATTTATTTAAAAAAGTGGTAGGCATGAGCGGCCGGTACGATGTAACCCAAAGCATGGGCAGTTTTCGCGATTTGCTTGACGGTTACCGCGATGAGAATGTTTATTTTAACATGCCCAACCAGTTTATGCCCAACCTTGGCAATCCCGATATTATTACTGCCCTCAAAAAGCTTGATATAATTATTGTAATTGGCGAGGAAGACGCTTTTTTGGCAGATAACAAATATCTCTGTTCCATACTTGCGGCCAAGGGTATCCCCAATCATCTTTATATCTGGCACGAAGAAGCGCACCGTGCCCGCTACTGGCGCAAAATGGTACAGATTTATTTTTGA
- a CDS encoding O-acetyl-ADP-ribose deacetylase — MLNIELIQGDITKIKADAIVNAANTSLMGGGGVDGAIHRAGGPAILEDCRKIVARQGKCKTGEAVITTAGNLPAKYVIHTVGPVYNSGKPKELELLRSAYLNSLKLAAENEVHTIAFPNISTGIYRFPKDKAAEIALSTVKEFLAFDKVVEKVIFVCFDDENYGLYNRLLAGE; from the coding sequence ATGCTTAATATCGAATTGATACAAGGCGATATCACCAAAATAAAAGCTGACGCTATAGTTAATGCGGCAAATACCTCATTAATGGGTGGCGGCGGCGTTGACGGTGCCATCCACCGTGCAGGAGGCCCTGCCATATTGGAGGATTGCCGCAAAATAGTGGCCCGCCAGGGTAAATGTAAAACAGGCGAAGCTGTGATCACCACCGCAGGCAATCTGCCGGCAAAATATGTGATCCATACTGTTGGGCCGGTATACAACAGCGGAAAGCCTAAAGAATTGGAACTGCTTCGTTCGGCTTATTTAAACAGCCTGAAACTTGCTGCCGAAAATGAGGTGCATACCATTGCTTTTCCTAACATCAGCACGGGCATTTATCGTTTTCCGAAAGATAAAGCAGCGGAAATTGCCCTCTCAACCGTGAAGGAATTTTTAGCCTTCGATAAAGTTGTGGAGAAAGTGATTTTTGTGTGTTTTGATGATGAGAATTATGGTTTGTATAATAGGTTGCTCGCAGGGGAATAA
- a CDS encoding glycoside hydrolase family 3 N-terminal domain-containing protein: MRNKYHLPRVFVASAVCISFGLSASAQQSNIYHKGWIDFNKNGKMDVFEDPSQNIDKRVADLVSQMTVEEKTCQMATLYGYKRVLKDEMPIPNWKNEVWKDGIANIDEELNNLTSHTDDAPTQYSYPFSKHASAINTIQKWFVEETRLGIPVDFTNEGIHGLNHDRATPLPAPISIGSTFDKQLVYQAGKTVGREAKALGYTNVYAPILDPARDQRWGRVVECYGEDPFHIAEMGKQMVLGIQDEGVASTLKHYAVYSVPKGGRDGSARTDPHVAPREMYQVYLYPFRRVIQEAHPMGVMSSYNDWDGVPITGSYYFLTQLLRQQFGFNGYVVSDSEAVEFLYSKHHVAADYKEAVRQAVEAGLNVRTNFTMPQTFIMPLRELIRENRISMKIIDTRVSEVLKVKFRLGLFDSPYVKDPKAADKIVHTEADKEMSLKMNRESMVLLKNANNLLPLDKKKYPNVLVTGPLAKETNYAISRYGPSHNPVTTVFDGIKNYMGADGKVSYIKGCDMVDATWPESEIIETPLTAQEQAGIDSAVAAAKQSDVVIAVVGEDVDRVGESLSRTGLNLPGRQLKLIQALQATGKPVVMVMINGQPLTINWENKYLPAILEAWFPSVQSGQVIAETLFGDNNPGGRLPMTFPKTLGQLEYNFPFKPASQAEQGGQNSWGKTSVKGALYPYGYGLSYTTFEYSNLQISPEKQNSQGLYQVSVEVTNTGGRKGDEVVQLYLKDEVSSVTTYEYDLRGFERITLNPGEKKTVQFTLHPDDLALLDKNMNWTVEPGKFMVMVGSSSVDLKLKKEFEVE; this comes from the coding sequence ATGAGAAATAAATACCACCTGCCACGTGTGTTTGTGGCATCGGCCGTATGTATCAGCTTTGGTCTGTCGGCGTCGGCGCAGCAAAGCAATATTTACCACAAAGGCTGGATCGATTTTAACAAAAACGGCAAAATGGACGTTTTTGAAGATCCCTCGCAAAACATCGATAAACGTGTAGCCGATTTGGTAAGCCAGATGACCGTTGAAGAAAAAACCTGCCAGATGGCTACCCTGTATGGCTACAAACGCGTACTGAAAGATGAAATGCCCATACCCAACTGGAAAAACGAGGTATGGAAGGACGGTATTGCCAATATCGACGAGGAACTGAACAACCTTACCTCGCATACCGACGATGCGCCTACGCAGTATTCCTACCCCTTCAGCAAACACGCCTCGGCCATCAACACCATCCAGAAATGGTTTGTTGAAGAAACCCGCCTCGGAATCCCTGTCGATTTTACCAACGAGGGGATTCACGGCCTTAATCATGACCGTGCAACACCATTGCCTGCGCCTATCAGCATAGGCAGTACTTTTGATAAACAATTAGTTTACCAGGCCGGCAAAACCGTTGGCCGCGAAGCCAAAGCTTTGGGTTACACCAACGTTTACGCACCAATTCTTGATCCGGCCCGCGACCAGCGCTGGGGCCGCGTGGTTGAATGTTATGGTGAAGATCCTTTTCATATTGCCGAAATGGGCAAACAAATGGTGCTCGGCATCCAGGACGAAGGTGTTGCCTCAACCCTTAAACACTACGCCGTTTACAGCGTACCCAAAGGAGGCCGCGATGGCAGCGCCCGTACCGATCCGCATGTTGCACCGCGCGAAATGTACCAGGTGTATTTATATCCTTTCCGCAGGGTGATCCAGGAAGCACACCCAATGGGGGTAATGAGCAGTTATAATGATTGGGATGGTGTGCCTATCACCGGCAGCTATTACTTTTTAACCCAGCTTTTGCGCCAGCAATTTGGCTTTAACGGCTATGTGGTGAGCGATAGCGAGGCGGTTGAGTTTCTGTACTCGAAACACCACGTTGCTGCCGATTATAAAGAAGCTGTAAGGCAGGCTGTTGAAGCCGGCCTGAACGTGCGTACCAACTTTACCATGCCGCAAACTTTTATTATGCCGCTGCGCGAGTTAATAAGAGAAAACCGCATCTCGATGAAAATTATCGATACCCGTGTTAGCGAGGTGTTGAAAGTAAAATTCAGGTTGGGTTTATTTGACAGCCCTTATGTTAAGGACCCTAAAGCGGCGGATAAAATTGTGCATACCGAAGCTGATAAGGAGATGAGCCTGAAAATGAACCGCGAATCGATGGTGTTGCTTAAAAATGCCAATAATTTGCTGCCGCTGGATAAAAAGAAATATCCTAATGTACTGGTAACAGGTCCTCTGGCTAAAGAAACCAATTATGCTATCAGCCGTTATGGCCCGTCGCACAACCCGGTTACCACCGTTTTTGATGGTATTAAAAATTACATGGGTGCCGATGGTAAGGTTAGCTACATAAAAGGCTGCGATATGGTTGATGCCACCTGGCCCGAAAGCGAAATTATTGAAACGCCGCTAACTGCGCAGGAGCAGGCGGGTATTGATTCGGCTGTGGCTGCGGCTAAACAATCAGATGTTGTTATAGCCGTTGTGGGCGAGGATGTGGATAGGGTAGGTGAAAGCCTTTCGCGTACCGGTTTAAACCTGCCTGGCAGGCAATTAAAGCTGATCCAGGCTTTGCAGGCAACAGGCAAGCCCGTAGTTATGGTAATGATAAACGGACAGCCGCTTACCATTAACTGGGAAAATAAATATTTACCGGCCATTTTAGAAGCCTGGTTCCCGAGCGTACAAAGCGGCCAGGTTATTGCCGAAACCTTGTTTGGCGATAATAACCCGGGCGGAAGGTTACCGATGACTTTCCCGAAAACCCTGGGCCAGCTGGAATATAACTTTCCTTTCAAACCTGCATCGCAGGCCGAGCAGGGCGGGCAAAACAGCTGGGGTAAAACCAGCGTTAAAGGCGCGCTTTATCCTTATGGCTATGGCCTAAGCTATACTACGTTTGAGTACAGCAACCTGCAAATCTCACCAGAAAAACAAAACTCGCAGGGTCTGTACCAGGTGAGTGTTGAGGTTACCAACACCGGTGGGCGTAAAGGTGATGAAGTAGTGCAGCTTTATTTAAAAGATGAAGTGAGCAGCGTTACCACTTACGAATACGATTTGCGCGGCTTTGAGCGGATCACCCTAAACCCGGGCGAAAAGAAAACCGT